From Candidatus Zixiibacteriota bacterium, a single genomic window includes:
- a CDS encoding PDZ domain-containing protein: MSLDKGVQFSLNRITRRALKRCFRDGSLSYLSDNELKIILGYIRDRVPKGNKDISDDVANQVLMEIEIELQRGYIKRSGATDVQVLGSFIKNRVPQTVREILDASGKKYQGVLGMILTKKRKNDNNDRPVIIIKTIFQGSEADRAGLKINDRIIGVGSESAITKRQIWDFLKSIAPGSSSKLIITREGETKTLTVDPRNVAFDAHTEETELLDEHIWAQAVIPDTRVRQIFLDVVREALRSIDNPRARVVLMLTILTEMQPSEIYNISDSDKEQLLLSLEEQIELETDERDLIGDLDPSILKSISNVKTMLHRAKREFVKAVVRIVNEALAGNLIDEDKQTYHTLRRYAIKCQKEHHPADLPTQP; this comes from the coding sequence ATGAGTCTTGATAAAGGTGTCCAATTCAGTCTTAACAGGATTACGAGGCGGGCACTAAAGAGATGCTTCCGAGATGGCTCTCTTAGTTATCTATCAGATAATGAGTTGAAAATCATTTTGGGGTACATCCGGGACAGAGTACCAAAAGGGAATAAAGACATCTCCGACGACGTTGCCAATCAAGTACTTATGGAAATTGAGATCGAGTTGCAAAGGGGTTATATAAAGCGCTCGGGAGCAACAGACGTACAGGTCCTCGGTAGTTTCATCAAAAACCGAGTACCGCAGACCGTGCGGGAAATCCTTGATGCTTCCGGAAAAAAGTACCAAGGCGTATTAGGGATGATCTTGACCAAGAAGAGAAAAAACGATAACAACGATCGTCCGGTCATTATCATAAAAACCATTTTTCAAGGCAGCGAGGCAGACAGAGCAGGGCTTAAGATAAACGACCGTATCATCGGAGTGGGATCTGAATCAGCCATAACAAAACGCCAAATATGGGATTTTCTAAAATCGATAGCTCCTGGCTCTAGTTCTAAGCTGATCATAACCAGAGAGGGAGAGACCAAGACCCTTACCGTCGACCCTCGCAATGTCGCATTCGATGCACATACTGAGGAAACCGAATTACTCGACGAACACATTTGGGCTCAGGCTGTCATTCCTGATACGCGAGTGCGACAGATTTTTCTTGACGTTGTCCGGGAGGCACTTCGAAGTATTGACAACCCTCGTGCCCGGGTTGTTTTGATGCTCACGATTCTCACTGAAATGCAACCAAGTGAGATTTACAACATTAGCGATTCCGACAAAGAACAACTACTTTTGAGCCTTGAGGAACAGATTGAATTGGAAACAGATGAGCGCGATCTCATTGGTGATCTTGACCCCAGTATTCTCAAGAGTATCTCAAACGTCAAAACTATGTTGCATCGCGCTAAGAGAGAATTTGTGAAAGCCGTAGTCCGCATAGTAAATGAAGCCCTGGCTGGTAATCTTATAGATGAGGATAAGCAAACGTACCATACTCTAAGGCGTTATGCGATAAAGTGCCAAAAAGAGCACCACCCAGCGGATCTTCCGACCCAACCATAA
- a CDS encoding 4Fe-4S dicluster domain-containing protein: MSNNKPKMARREFLENCTKKLPGFFLLFSALNVEKILAADTNGEYDPTEHDYAMGVSIHKCIGCGRCADACKKENKVPLEPHFFRTWVERYVIESNGEAIVDSPNGGIDGFPEIDEKVDALRSFFVPKLCNHCANPPCVQVCPVGATYTTRDGVVLVDDTYCVGCRYCIQGCPYGARYLHPERHVADKCTFCYHRITKGLLPACVEVCPTQARIFGEVGQRSSPLRRFARFNDITVLKPALNTKPKVYYAGADGEVR; this comes from the coding sequence ATGAGCAACAACAAACCGAAAATGGCCCGCCGCGAGTTTCTTGAGAATTGCACAAAAAAGCTGCCGGGATTCTTCCTGTTGTTTTCTGCTTTGAACGTTGAGAAAATCCTCGCGGCCGACACCAACGGCGAATATGACCCCACCGAGCATGACTATGCCATGGGTGTATCGATACACAAGTGTATCGGCTGCGGACGTTGCGCCGACGCCTGCAAAAAAGAGAACAAAGTACCCCTAGAACCCCATTTCTTCCGCACCTGGGTGGAACGCTATGTCATCGAATCCAACGGCGAGGCGATTGTCGACAGCCCCAACGGCGGAATCGATGGTTTCCCGGAGATAGATGAGAAAGTGGATGCCCTGCGCAGCTTCTTTGTCCCCAAACTTTGCAATCACTGCGCCAACCCGCCTTGTGTTCAGGTTTGTCCGGTCGGCGCCACTTACACAACCCGTGACGGCGTAGTGTTGGTCGATGACACCTATTGCGTCGGCTGCCGGTACTGTATTCAGGGTTGCCCCTACGGAGCGCGTTACCTGCATCCGGAGAGGCATGTGGCCGACAAATGCACTTTCTGCTACCATCGGATCACCAAAGGCCTGCTGCCGGCTTGTGTCGAAGTCTGCCCTACCCAGGCTCGAATCTTCGGCGAGGTCGGTCAACGCAGCAGTCCGTTGAGGCGTTTCGCCCGTTTTAATGATATCACAGTTTTGAAACCGGCTCTCAACACCAAGCCGAAAGTCTACTACGCCGGTGCTGACGGGGAGGTGAGGTAA
- a CDS encoding DUF2723 domain-containing protein — MIENNDAAGPGFDRTNAGLAGFVFLVSFVVYALTVQRSFSFWDCGEFIACAFSLGIPHPPGTPLFVIIGRLFSLIPFVEDISYRINYLSVISSALTAMFSYLLTVRLVGYFFDREERNSPMNRVVAYIGGIAGGFFVAFSRTNWANSVEAEVYGLALALSVAIVWLTLRYFEERGTAAAAKTLILVFYLTMLGIGIHMTVFLVLPICSVFFVLKKEATRRDWLTLCGFIIMELVFIMLFSNGRGGVGAFYVASAFMGVGLLVLLYKKINWALVIAIASVCTVMIQFTTYEKATVIAVILLIVLAVLSKQRRWNLQWKTALAIVFFGFMGMSVHGYIPIRSSLNPRIDENNPSRDWQTFENFLDRKQYQQISMLERMFNRRGTWENHFGRHAHMGFWSYFEEQYSRTGWEFILPFFLLGMIGMITAIRKRLEIGLPFFTLFLVCSVGLILYMNFADGTQYSFQTGDAYLEVRNRDYFFTPAFVFFGVAMGLGISAVIIWLINRVSGVDPARRRTVVMASSILALLPVVSLAHNYHACDRSENFIPRNYATNILDTCEPNAILFTSGDNDTFPLWCIQEVYGYRLDVRVVNLSLLNTDWYVEQMKNRYGVPISLDDSQIVWYTSETQGGNPRGRPTKPFFDRARKRRTFLEPSPFNGRIVRVADMMMDEIVLESTYKENDTLKLKQPIYFSSPPYAESPLGLRDRIHSVGMLYKLSYDPPPRAIDADRAYDLFMNTYRFDGYADSKVYREENATGVFVTMGVNASRIYEEFMTQAKIDSAAGITDSDAKEKAVNLMNKMIEVYPEYWQTSLYLADIYEQDGDTAAADELWNRMHDSLMAFAESNPENLFYMQDLGLAKVQLGQRNVDTAMVDEGVALAWDAFRANPNSSYAFRKLAMILIRTARTSELNQAINLFKEYKINVNDPFLQQLEGGRGAPPPNPRGQPGM; from the coding sequence TTGATCGAAAACAACGACGCCGCCGGACCCGGATTCGACCGAACCAATGCCGGCCTGGCGGGATTTGTCTTTTTGGTGTCATTTGTCGTTTACGCTCTGACAGTTCAGCGCAGCTTCTCATTCTGGGACTGTGGCGAGTTTATCGCCTGCGCCTTCAGCCTGGGCATACCCCATCCCCCGGGTACTCCGCTGTTTGTGATTATCGGCCGCTTATTTTCACTCATTCCGTTTGTCGAGGACATTTCCTACCGAATAAACTACCTTTCGGTGATCTCATCGGCCCTGACGGCCATGTTCTCATATCTTCTGACGGTGCGGCTGGTCGGTTACTTTTTCGACAGGGAAGAGCGCAACTCACCCATGAACCGTGTCGTCGCCTACATTGGCGGTATCGCAGGTGGATTCTTCGTTGCTTTCTCACGCACAAACTGGGCCAACTCGGTCGAAGCCGAAGTCTACGGACTCGCTTTGGCCTTGTCGGTGGCCATTGTCTGGCTGACCCTGCGCTACTTCGAAGAACGTGGCACAGCCGCAGCGGCCAAAACGCTGATATTAGTTTTCTACCTGACCATGTTGGGCATCGGTATCCACATGACCGTCTTCTTGGTGCTGCCGATCTGTTCGGTCTTTTTCGTTTTGAAAAAGGAAGCCACCCGGCGTGATTGGCTGACACTTTGCGGCTTTATCATTATGGAGTTGGTCTTTATCATGCTATTCTCCAACGGTCGGGGCGGAGTCGGTGCTTTTTATGTCGCCTCGGCGTTCATGGGTGTCGGTCTGCTGGTGCTGTTGTACAAAAAAATCAACTGGGCGCTGGTAATTGCAATCGCATCCGTCTGTACGGTGATGATTCAGTTCACTACCTATGAGAAAGCCACGGTGATCGCAGTGATACTGCTCATCGTTCTGGCCGTACTATCCAAACAGCGACGCTGGAACCTGCAGTGGAAGACGGCTCTGGCCATCGTCTTTTTCGGCTTCATGGGGATGTCCGTGCACGGTTATATCCCCATTCGGTCCTCGCTTAATCCCCGCATCGACGAAAACAACCCCTCTCGCGACTGGCAAACGTTTGAAAATTTCCTGGACCGCAAACAGTACCAACAGATTTCAATGCTGGAGCGAATGTTCAACCGTCGCGGCACCTGGGAAAATCACTTTGGTCGCCACGCCCACATGGGCTTCTGGTCCTATTTCGAGGAGCAGTATTCACGTACCGGCTGGGAGTTTATCCTGCCCTTCTTCCTGTTGGGGATGATCGGCATGATCACGGCCATTCGCAAACGCCTGGAGATCGGCCTGCCGTTTTTTACGCTTTTCTTAGTCTGCTCGGTGGGCCTGATTTTGTATATGAATTTCGCCGACGGTACACAATACAGTTTTCAGACCGGTGACGCCTATCTGGAAGTACGCAACCGTGACTATTTCTTCACACCCGCCTTTGTCTTTTTTGGTGTCGCTATGGGTCTTGGAATCTCGGCCGTAATTATCTGGCTGATTAACAGAGTCAGTGGTGTCGATCCAGCCAGGCGGCGGACGGTGGTAATGGCTTCGTCGATATTGGCTCTATTGCCTGTTGTCTCGCTGGCCCACAACTACCATGCCTGTGATCGTTCGGAAAACTTCATCCCACGCAACTATGCCACCAATATTCTGGATACCTGCGAACCCAACGCCATCTTGTTCACCTCGGGCGACAACGACACCTTCCCCCTATGGTGCATACAGGAAGTATATGGCTATCGACTGGATGTGCGAGTGGTCAATCTGTCACTCTTGAACACCGATTGGTACGTTGAACAAATGAAGAATCGGTACGGCGTGCCGATTTCGCTGGATGATTCTCAGATAGTCTGGTACACCTCCGAAACACAGGGCGGCAATCCACGAGGTCGACCGACCAAACCGTTCTTTGATCGTGCTCGTAAGCGCCGGACTTTCCTTGAACCGTCACCATTCAACGGCCGCATCGTGCGCGTAGCCGACATGATGATGGATGAAATCGTGCTCGAAAGCACCTACAAAGAAAACGACACCCTTAAGCTAAAGCAGCCGATCTATTTCAGTTCCCCCCCATACGCCGAATCCCCTCTGGGATTGCGTGACCGTATTCACTCGGTTGGTATGCTCTACAAACTGAGCTACGACCCACCACCGCGGGCAATTGACGCCGATAGGGCGTATGACCTGTTCATGAATACCTATCGATTTGACGGCTATGCCGACTCTAAAGTGTATCGCGAGGAAAACGCTACCGGTGTCTTTGTCACTATGGGTGTAAACGCATCCCGAATCTACGAGGAGTTCATGACCCAGGCGAAGATCGACTCCGCTGCCGGGATCACAGATTCCGATGCCAAAGAGAAGGCCGTGAACCTCATGAATAAAATGATCGAGGTCTATCCTGAGTACTGGCAGACCTCTTTATACCTGGCCGACATTTATGAACAGGATGGCGATACCGCCGCCGCCGACGAGTTGTGGAATCGGATGCATGACTCCCTGATGGCATTTGCCGAATCAAACCCGGAAAACCTGTTTTATATGCAAGACCTCGGACTGGCCAAAGTTCAACTGGGCCAGCGCAATGTCGACACGGCTATGGTCGATGAAGGGGTCGCGTTGGCGTGGGACGCTTTTAGGGCTAACCCCAACTCCAGCTATGCCTTTAGGAAATTGGCCATGATTCTCATTCGGACCGCTCGCACCAGCGAGCTTAACCAGGCGATTAACCTGTTCAAGGAATACAAGATCAACGTAAACGATCCGTTTTTGCAGCAACTGGAGGGAGGCCGTGGTGCGCCACCGCCCAATCCCAGAGGTCAGCCCGGAATGTAA
- a CDS encoding pentapeptide repeat-containing protein, with amino-acid sequence MGYVITFYSFKGGVGRTMAMANIAFVLARRGFRTLIVDWDLEAPGLEAYYRELVDPKMAAEQPGVIDLLTDHIEAGGKANDRPGWRDVKLLISIPGSDIPLHMLTAGRNNEGRDYYRRVGAFDAGRFYRDFGGNELIESWRNEWKENYDFVLIDSRTGITDGGGICTIQMPDILTVIFTPNHKSLNGVLYVAEKALAAQQKLPEDRQVMRLLPIVSRFDVEQADKEGKYWLELMEDQTAGLYADWVPKSVILSELMAITKIPYNSFYSFGESLAVGERPSKSPGSLPYTYETLAGLIGNNLEDVDGLMENRDAYVRKAEPKKIEVTMSVPIEISAGTLSTEAEDLYNEMLEQHRRWVDSGHKEGEQLKVDGGDWSKMDFLGANLQQAFFKSVKFRNADFTDADLSAASLLACDFSGATFRQANLSYVQADKAHFTSSDMTGFTAENAGFSGANFQDARLDEANLRQAMLLEANLQGASLKSASLVNANLDQADLREADLPDADLSGASLRRAKMQGAYVGDAVLDGADLSDCDLSETEGLRSTQFRATNLSGAKLSEVDSQALEFVDKDLTGQSSAQLMVLIPPTYAGATLVLTSLPFWESFFVYGVGTMSGCGIVLFLGLSLLTSSPFERINSSTLPAIKPDGVPSSRNLGYLFVGLLAEHSPLWSRHLPASGGGRTLKYSLLIWASAPVLLLIALAVNYVRGEAMFYLSMWAFGPEGVEVWGKVWPTLASMLLTLGVIVAATASYARTLRILQREPRGVRAPGSSDRQDRFDSSRLEQDRSDFAR; translated from the coding sequence ATGGGTTATGTAATCACATTCTATTCGTTCAAAGGCGGAGTTGGACGGACGATGGCTATGGCCAATATTGCCTTTGTGCTGGCCCGGCGTGGATTCCGGACTCTCATTGTAGACTGGGACCTGGAAGCTCCTGGTCTGGAGGCATACTACAGAGAACTAGTTGACCCCAAGATGGCTGCGGAACAGCCGGGTGTGATTGACTTATTGACTGATCATATTGAGGCCGGGGGGAAAGCAAACGACCGGCCCGGCTGGCGTGATGTCAAGCTGTTGATAAGCATACCCGGCTCCGATATTCCGCTTCACATGCTGACGGCAGGACGAAACAACGAAGGAAGAGATTACTACCGCAGAGTTGGCGCCTTCGATGCTGGCCGCTTCTATCGTGACTTCGGTGGCAATGAACTAATCGAATCCTGGCGCAACGAGTGGAAAGAGAACTATGATTTTGTGCTGATTGACAGCCGCACCGGTATTACCGACGGTGGGGGCATTTGTACTATTCAAATGCCGGACATACTGACCGTAATATTCACGCCCAACCACAAAAGTCTCAATGGTGTGTTGTACGTAGCCGAGAAAGCGCTGGCCGCCCAACAGAAGCTGCCGGAGGATCGTCAGGTGATGCGACTGCTGCCGATTGTGAGTCGCTTCGATGTCGAACAGGCGGATAAAGAGGGGAAGTACTGGCTCGAATTAATGGAAGACCAAACGGCCGGACTCTATGCTGACTGGGTGCCAAAGTCGGTGATACTGAGTGAGCTAATGGCGATCACCAAAATCCCGTACAATTCATTCTACAGTTTTGGTGAAAGCCTGGCGGTCGGTGAACGGCCTTCCAAGTCTCCCGGAAGTCTACCCTACACTTACGAGACGCTGGCAGGCTTGATAGGCAACAACCTCGAAGATGTCGACGGTCTGATGGAAAACCGTGATGCATATGTGCGCAAAGCAGAACCAAAAAAGATCGAAGTTACAATGTCTGTGCCGATAGAGATTTCTGCGGGGACATTGAGTACAGAGGCTGAGGATCTTTACAACGAAATGCTCGAACAGCACCGGCGCTGGGTGGACTCGGGCCACAAAGAAGGCGAGCAATTGAAAGTCGATGGGGGCGACTGGAGCAAGATGGATTTTTTGGGGGCGAATCTTCAGCAGGCGTTCTTCAAAAGTGTCAAGTTCAGGAACGCCGATTTCACCGATGCTGATCTGTCCGCCGCCTCGCTTCTTGCTTGTGATTTTTCCGGAGCGACTTTTCGGCAGGCGAACCTCTCATATGTTCAAGCCGACAAGGCACACTTTACAAGTTCTGACATGACCGGGTTCACTGCCGAAAACGCGGGATTCAGCGGCGCCAATTTTCAGGATGCCAGACTTGATGAAGCCAACCTTAGACAGGCAATGTTACTGGAAGCGAACCTCCAGGGTGCAAGTTTGAAGTCGGCGAGCCTGGTCAATGCAAACCTTGATCAAGCCGATTTGCGAGAGGCTGATCTTCCCGATGCCGACCTCAGTGGTGCGAGCTTGCGACGAGCCAAAATGCAGGGTGCGTATGTCGGTGACGCCGTACTGGACGGCGCTGATCTGAGTGACTGTGACCTGAGCGAAACTGAAGGACTTAGGTCAACACAGTTTCGAGCTACCAATCTCTCCGGCGCAAAGCTGTCTGAGGTCGATAGTCAAGCCCTGGAATTCGTGGACAAGGATCTGACTGGGCAATCATCTGCCCAATTGATGGTGCTCATACCCCCGACCTACGCAGGCGCGACCCTTGTTCTCACTAGCTTGCCATTCTGGGAGAGTTTCTTTGTTTATGGCGTAGGTACAATGTCCGGCTGCGGCATTGTTCTGTTTTTGGGGTTATCACTACTGACCTCGTCTCCTTTCGAGAGAATAAACTCATCCACGCTGCCAGCCATTAAACCGGACGGCGTGCCATCGTCCCGGAACCTGGGATACCTTTTCGTTGGGCTATTGGCAGAACACTCTCCTTTGTGGTCCAGACACCTGCCCGCATCAGGCGGCGGGCGAACGCTGAAGTACTCACTCCTAATATGGGCATCTGCCCCTGTGCTGCTCTTGATAGCCTTGGCCGTAAACTACGTTCGTGGGGAGGCGATGTTTTATCTCTCCATGTGGGCCTTTGGCCCGGAGGGCGTCGAAGTGTGGGGGAAAGTCTGGCCGACATTGGCCAGCATGCTGTTGACCCTCGGAGTCATCGTAGCGGCAACGGCGTCATACGCGCGCACTCTCCGCATACTGCAAAGAGAGCCTAGAGGCGTCAGGGCGCCCGGTTCCTCCGACCGGCAGGACCGTTTCGACAGTTCGCGCCTCGAACAAGACAGATCAGACTTTGCCCGATAA
- a CDS encoding DUF2087 domain-containing protein, producing the protein MNNVESSIRETEFFTTSELAQKLKMNVQVITRKVQAGEIHAYKIGKDWRIPEQSVLDWLERNSNRNGRSPSTRSSPVKRTAKKANSDAAGEPRRTALLEYIMAQFEPQRDYTESDVDRIIARYHSDTQAVRTELVALGMLTNDLGQYRRVPDYRMSPTG; encoded by the coding sequence TTGAACAACGTCGAATCTTCGATCAGAGAAACAGAATTCTTTACTACTTCGGAACTGGCCCAGAAACTGAAGATGAACGTCCAGGTGATTACGCGCAAAGTTCAAGCCGGCGAAATCCATGCCTACAAAATCGGCAAGGACTGGCGCATCCCCGAACAGTCGGTACTTGACTGGCTTGAGCGAAACTCCAACCGTAACGGTCGTTCACCATCAACTCGTTCTTCACCTGTGAAACGCACCGCCAAGAAAGCCAACTCTGATGCGGCCGGTGAACCTCGCCGCACGGCGCTGCTGGAATACATAATGGCTCAGTTTGAGCCGCAGCGTGACTACACCGAATCGGACGTTGACCGCATAATTGCTCGTTATCATAGCGACACGCAGGCGGTCCGCACCGAATTGGTGGCCCTGGGGATGCTGACTAACGACCTGGGTCAATACCGCCGCGTACCCGATTACCGTATGTCACCGACCGGGTAG
- the nrfD gene encoding polysulfide reductase NrfD → METVIANIANALPGTTGYIYPNEFELHWGLLVVIYPYLTGLVAGAFILASLERVFKVHEITPVYRLSLVSALAFLVIAPLPLLAHLGHPERSFEMFLTPNTSSAMAMFGFVYAWYLMGVLLLELWLDYRRDIVKWSNEKTGLLKYFYKFSTLGATDVSPKALEFDEKASRFITILGVPSAFLLHGYVGFIFGSIKANPWWSSVLMPIVFLFSAIVSGIALMILIYMIATMFRWKKMDMACLNKLASFLLYAMLIDFTLEALDFIHRLYESEESITILSDMISNRLFISLIIAQIILGSVAPLVGIILAKLGKVPDEMKRMLYFIAAVLVQVGIFSTRWNVVVGGQLFSKSLRGLTVYKLELFGMEGLFMAVTLLVAPVVVLYILVKLFPPWMDKPELENVAKEVG, encoded by the coding sequence ATGGAAACCGTAATTGCCAACATCGCCAACGCCCTGCCCGGCACGACCGGATATATCTATCCCAATGAGTTTGAGCTGCACTGGGGTCTGCTGGTAGTAATCTATCCCTACCTGACCGGACTTGTGGCCGGCGCTTTTATTTTGGCCTCACTCGAACGAGTTTTCAAAGTACACGAAATCACGCCGGTCTACCGACTCTCGCTGGTGTCGGCTTTGGCCTTTCTGGTTATCGCCCCGCTGCCGCTGTTGGCTCACCTGGGTCATCCCGAGCGGAGTTTTGAGATGTTCCTGACGCCAAATACTTCATCGGCCATGGCCATGTTCGGCTTTGTCTATGCCTGGTATCTTATGGGTGTGCTGCTTTTGGAACTCTGGCTGGACTACCGACGTGACATTGTTAAATGGTCCAACGAAAAAACCGGCTTGCTCAAGTATTTTTACAAGTTCTCCACGCTGGGTGCTACCGATGTCTCACCAAAAGCACTCGAATTTGATGAGAAGGCGAGTCGATTCATTACCATTTTGGGTGTGCCATCGGCATTTCTGTTGCATGGTTATGTTGGTTTCATTTTTGGATCGATTAAGGCCAATCCATGGTGGAGTTCGGTGTTGATGCCTATTGTGTTCCTGTTTTCGGCGATTGTTTCAGGTATCGCCCTGATGATACTGATATACATGATCGCAACCATGTTCCGCTGGAAGAAGATGGACATGGCCTGTCTGAACAAGCTGGCATCGTTCTTGTTGTACGCCATGTTGATCGACTTCACTCTGGAAGCCCTCGATTTCATTCATCGCCTATATGAGTCAGAGGAATCGATTACAATTCTTTCGGATATGATATCCAACCGTTTGTTCATCAGTCTTATCATAGCCCAGATTATTCTGGGCAGTGTGGCGCCGCTGGTCGGTATTATCCTGGCTAAGCTCGGCAAGGTGCCGGACGAAATGAAGCGAATGTTGTATTTCATCGCCGCCGTATTGGTGCAGGTTGGTATTTTCAGCACTCGTTGGAATGTTGTCGTGGGCGGCCAGTTGTTCTCCAAGAGTCTGCGCGGTCTGACTGTTTACAAGCTCGAACTGTTCGGGATGGAAGGCTTGTTTATGGCCGTGACGTTGCTGGTGGCGCCGGTGGTGGTGTTGTACATCCTGGTCAAACTGTTCCCACCGTGGATGGATAAGCCGGAGCTTGAAAATGTTGCCAAAGAGGTTGGTTAA
- a CDS encoding DUF4159 domain-containing protein: MQYRVSIAIAGGMVCLLLLAATTFGQARGRRMPNRARVEASRGINPDPSALRVARLHYSGGGDWYWGNSALPNFLKYLRDNTAFPIDTLEHEVTIMDADLYRYPFLFATGHGVIDFSTEEKERLRQYLAAGGFLFVNDSYGMDQSFRKEMAELFPEREVVEIPFDHPLYHCFHDFPNGPPKIHEHDENPARGYAIILNGRVVLYFLVESDIGDGWEDAQVHNDPPEKREEAFRMGVNIVTYALLY; encoded by the coding sequence ATGCAATACCGCGTATCCATAGCTATTGCAGGCGGTATGGTCTGCCTGCTCCTCTTGGCAGCCACGACTTTCGGGCAAGCCAGAGGTCGGCGTATGCCCAATCGGGCGCGGGTCGAAGCATCCAGAGGGATCAATCCCGATCCGTCGGCGTTGCGCGTGGCCCGGCTGCATTACTCAGGCGGGGGTGACTGGTACTGGGGTAACTCGGCTTTGCCGAACTTTCTGAAGTATCTGCGCGACAACACCGCCTTCCCGATCGATACGCTTGAGCACGAAGTCACCATCATGGACGCCGACCTGTATCGCTATCCGTTCCTCTTTGCCACCGGCCACGGTGTGATCGATTTCTCCACCGAGGAAAAAGAGAGGCTGAGGCAGTATCTGGCCGCCGGTGGGTTCCTGTTTGTCAATGACTCCTACGGTATGGACCAGTCGTTCCGTAAGGAGATGGCCGAACTGTTCCCGGAGCGCGAAGTGGTCGAGATTCCATTCGATCATCCGCTGTACCACTGTTTCCACGATTTCCCCAACGGTCCACCCAAAATCCACGAGCACGACGAAAACCCGGCTCGTGGCTACGCTATCATTTTGAACGGACGGGTGGTTTTGTATTTCCTGGTCGAGTCCGATATAGGGGATGGATGGGAAGATGCCCAGGTTCACAACGACCCGCCCGAAAAGCGCGAGGAAGCCTTTCGGATGGGTGTAAATATAGTGACTTATGCGCTGTTGTATTGA
- a CDS encoding DUF4231 domain-containing protein, protein MDKDSFKKYLDERYYDQLNWYDNKAAANQKCYRRFQWMLIVLSALTPVLILVEQGSILPKMWWLPLLTSVVVAVATSALKVFKYQENWINYRTTCETMRKEIHYYEAGAEAYGEVEDREALFVERVESLISRENTIWLAAQKQQKRKPS, encoded by the coding sequence ATGGACAAAGATAGCTTCAAGAAATACCTGGATGAACGCTACTACGATCAGTTAAACTGGTATGACAACAAGGCCGCAGCCAACCAGAAATGCTACCGGCGGTTCCAATGGATGCTCATAGTACTCTCCGCACTAACTCCGGTGCTTATCCTGGTGGAGCAAGGAAGCATACTCCCCAAAATGTGGTGGTTGCCGCTGTTGACTTCGGTGGTGGTTGCGGTGGCGACCTCTGCTCTGAAAGTGTTCAAGTATCAGGAAAACTGGATCAACTATCGCACGACGTGCGAGACAATGCGAAAAGAGATTCACTATTACGAAGCCGGCGCCGAGGCCTATGGTGAGGTCGAAGATAGAGAAGCATTGTTCGTCGAACGGGTCGAGAGCCTGATCTCCCGCGAAAACACGATCTGGCTGGCTGCACAGAAACAACAGAAGCGAAAGCCGTCGTAG
- a CDS encoding toll/interleukin-1 receptor domain-containing protein: MDYEYDIFISYPHKDHDEDWLTKFFLPEVKRCALEELGRELKEFVDRTGIHAGGSWPATLKRALATSRVLLPIWSVAYFKSPWCMNECSVMRHREKQLDLGTVVNVRGVIVPVRLFDGKHYPPFAKDKQWMDATSYRYHTDGFKKAPKFMDFQDEIQEFCKGLAKCIASAPDFNPDWLKPEWLDGPMSNWETDPDMIMPEVKPAKPTLE, from the coding sequence ATGGACTACGAATACGATATATTCATCAGCTATCCGCATAAAGATCATGATGAAGATTGGCTCACCAAGTTCTTCCTTCCAGAGGTCAAACGATGCGCGTTGGAGGAACTGGGGCGAGAGTTGAAGGAGTTTGTTGATCGTACAGGCATACACGCCGGGGGCTCATGGCCGGCAACACTAAAGCGTGCTCTGGCAACATCACGCGTTCTTTTGCCAATCTGGTCTGTGGCATATTTCAAGTCACCATGGTGTATGAACGAATGTTCCGTAATGAGGCATCGTGAGAAGCAATTGGACCTGGGGACTGTTGTCAACGTGCGGGGGGTAATCGTTCCAGTCAGGCTATTCGATGGAAAGCACTATCCTCCGTTTGCAAAAGACAAACAATGGATGGATGCCACCTCCTACCGTTATCACACCGACGGATTCAAGAAGGCTCCAAAGTTTATGGATTTTCAGGATGAGATACAGGAGTTCTGCAAGGGGCTGGCCAAGTGTATCGCCTCTGCACCGGATTTCAACCCGGACTGGCTCAAACCGGAATGGCTGGATGGACCCATGAGCAACTGGGAGACCGATCCAGACATGATAATGCCGGAAGTGAAACCGGCCAAGCCCACACTTGAATGA